In Desulfobulbaceae bacterium, a single window of DNA contains:
- the rimO gene encoding 30S ribosomal protein S12 methylthiotransferase RimO, with translation MNKNVFIVSLGCPKNLVDSEIMLGLLASAGYQTCAEPEEAQVILVNTCGFVQSAAEEAVDEILQLVEVKKQRPGTLLVVTGCLVQRYGQELMHEMPEVDLFLGTESFADIVARIEAIGEGHVPEMANLTGPPFLMTSAMPRLISTPIHRAYLKITEGCSNACSYCMIPSIRGRLRSRDLDDVVSEARRLERLGVKELTLIGQDLTAYGLDLASKDARLPELLTRLLQETDIPWLRTLYLYPQRITDHLLQVIAENDRLLPYLDIPFQHVSPSILRLMNRPSVGGALDELMARIRHIVPQAAIRTTFIVGFPGETEADVVMLEDFLQKHLLDHVGVFSYSNEEGSAAAKLPDHCPEEVKEERLQRLMELQAGISLAKNLRRVGTIEQVLVEGVSAETDLLVEGRLRSQAPDIDGCVYINAGECAVGDLVDVEITEAHTYDLVGEIVDAV, from the coding sequence ATGAATAAAAATGTATTTATCGTCAGTCTCGGGTGTCCAAAAAATCTGGTGGATTCAGAAATAATGCTTGGATTGTTGGCGAGCGCTGGGTACCAGACCTGTGCTGAGCCGGAAGAAGCTCAGGTCATCTTGGTAAACACTTGCGGCTTTGTGCAATCGGCTGCGGAAGAGGCGGTTGATGAAATTTTGCAACTTGTAGAGGTCAAGAAACAACGACCTGGTACCCTGTTGGTGGTGACAGGCTGCCTCGTCCAGCGTTACGGCCAGGAGTTGATGCATGAAATGCCGGAAGTTGACCTTTTTCTGGGAACTGAAAGTTTTGCTGATATCGTGGCGCGAATCGAGGCCATTGGAGAGGGGCATGTACCCGAGATGGCCAATCTTACGGGGCCGCCGTTTTTGATGACCAGCGCTATGCCGCGGTTGATTTCAACACCAATTCATCGAGCTTATCTGAAAATAACTGAGGGCTGCTCCAATGCCTGTAGCTATTGTATGATCCCGAGCATTCGCGGACGTTTGCGAAGTCGGGACTTGGATGACGTGGTGTCTGAGGCCAGACGTTTAGAGCGTCTTGGGGTTAAGGAGCTGACCTTGATCGGACAGGATCTTACCGCCTATGGGCTTGATTTGGCATCGAAGGACGCCCGTTTGCCGGAGTTGCTGACCCGTCTCTTACAAGAAACTGACATTCCCTGGTTGCGAACTCTGTATCTCTATCCTCAGCGGATAACCGATCATCTTCTTCAGGTGATTGCCGAGAATGACCGCCTCCTTCCTTATCTTGATATTCCCTTTCAGCATGTCAGTCCATCAATCTTGCGCCTGATGAATAGGCCGAGTGTCGGTGGGGCGCTTGATGAATTAATGGCAAGAATTCGACATATCGTCCCGCAGGCGGCGATCAGGACCACTTTTATCGTGGGATTCCCAGGCGAGACGGAAGCCGATGTGGTGATGCTGGAGGATTTTCTTCAGAAGCACCTGCTGGATCATGTGGGAGTTTTTTCCTATTCCAATGAAGAGGGGTCGGCTGCGGCAAAGCTTCCAGATCACTGTCCGGAAGAAGTCAAGGAGGAGAGGCTTCAGCGTTTGATGGAGCTACAGGCTGGGATTTCGTTAGCCAAGAACCTGCGGCGGGTTGGCACGATTGAGCAGGTCTTGGTGGAAGGGGTGAGCGCAGAGACGGATCTTCTTGTTGAAGGCCGGTTGCGGAGCCAGGCCCCGGACATTGATGGGTGTGTCTACATCAATGCCGGGGAGTGTGCAGTCGGAGATCTGGTGGATGTCGAGATAACAGAGGCTCACACCTACGATCTGGTCGGTGAAATTGTTGATGCGGTGTGA
- a CDS encoding integration host factor subunit beta, producing MNKSELIEALAQEMDMPLRQAGAILNTILETMMESLERGDSIEIRGFGSFVVKTYQPYTGRNPKTGQQIKVRPKKLPFFKVGKELKERVDS from the coding sequence ATGAACAAATCAGAACTCATTGAGGCGCTCGCTCAGGAGATGGATATGCCTCTCCGCCAAGCAGGCGCTATTCTGAACACCATCCTGGAAACCATGATGGAATCGCTGGAACGTGGCGATAGCATTGAAATACGTGGGTTTGGTAGTTTTGTAGTCAAGACCTACCAGCCTTACACCGGGAGAAACCCCAAGACCGGGCAGCAGATTAAGGTCCGCCCTAAAAAACTACCATTTTTTAAAGTCGGCAAGGAACTAAAGGAACGAGTAGATAGCTGA
- a CDS encoding UbiD family decarboxylase has product MPSIINDLPTYLELLKGESELHLIEEEVDPYLEIAEIHRRVIDRQGPALLFTKVKGSRFPVVTNLFGSKRRLELAFGRRPQQFVKGLVEMAESMGPPSLGKLWSQRNLLRQGLAVGTKKVRHAPILESQQNPPKLTELPMLTSWDTDGGAFVTLPLVYTEHPDGWGHNLGMYRIQRYDDQTTGIHWQIHKGGGYHYHEAEKREQALPMTLFIGGPPALMMAAIAPLPENIPELLLASLLLGQKLPLVNSPTGHHPLVATAEFAVQGLVQPHVRRPEGPFGDHYGYNSLTHDYPVFQAKHLYSRKNAIYPATVVGQPRQEDYYIGDFLQDLLSPLFPLVMSGVRQLKTFGDTGFHCLAAARVMDRYPREAFASGLRIFGEGQLSLTKFLIVTDGDIDVEDFPALWRHILERINWQTDLFVFANVSQDTLDYTGPSVNKGSKAMMMGLGKEPVRSLPQTFNGELPQGVSHPVPYLPGTLVLSAAPFTEDKELPQRLASSPAFADWQVVILVDDSRKATANLKAFLWSLFTRFEPAADLHGAHTSIRRFHVGLTPPVVFDCRMKPWYPHILEVDSVTKDKVDSRISRLIPASWR; this is encoded by the coding sequence GTGCCAAGCATCATCAATGACTTACCCACCTACCTTGAACTCCTTAAAGGAGAATCAGAACTCCACCTGATCGAAGAAGAGGTCGATCCCTATCTGGAAATTGCCGAGATCCATCGCCGGGTAATTGACCGTCAAGGCCCAGCCCTGCTCTTTACCAAGGTCAAGGGCAGCCGATTTCCAGTAGTCACCAATCTATTCGGATCCAAACGCCGCCTGGAACTGGCCTTTGGCCGACGCCCTCAACAATTTGTCAAAGGCCTGGTGGAGATGGCGGAATCCATGGGACCGCCAAGTCTCGGGAAACTTTGGTCCCAACGAAATCTTCTTCGCCAAGGGTTGGCCGTCGGCACCAAAAAGGTCCGCCACGCCCCGATTCTCGAATCCCAACAAAATCCTCCTAAGTTGACAGAACTCCCCATGCTCACCTCCTGGGACACCGACGGCGGCGCCTTCGTTACTCTGCCGCTGGTATACACCGAGCACCCGGACGGGTGGGGGCACAACTTGGGCATGTACCGAATCCAGCGGTACGACGACCAGACGACGGGCATCCACTGGCAAATCCACAAGGGTGGAGGATATCATTACCACGAAGCCGAAAAGAGGGAGCAAGCCCTGCCCATGACGTTGTTCATAGGCGGCCCACCGGCCCTGATGATGGCCGCCATCGCCCCCCTACCGGAAAACATCCCGGAACTCCTTCTGGCATCACTCCTCCTGGGGCAAAAACTGCCACTTGTCAACAGCCCAACCGGCCACCACCCCCTAGTTGCCACCGCCGAATTTGCTGTCCAGGGCCTGGTCCAACCCCATGTCAGACGACCAGAAGGGCCCTTTGGCGACCACTACGGGTACAACTCACTGACCCATGACTATCCAGTCTTCCAGGCCAAACACCTCTACAGCCGAAAAAACGCCATCTATCCGGCAACCGTAGTTGGCCAACCACGTCAGGAAGACTATTACATCGGAGATTTCCTCCAAGACCTCCTCTCCCCTCTCTTCCCGCTGGTAATGAGTGGGGTCCGCCAGCTCAAAACCTTCGGCGACACAGGCTTCCACTGCCTGGCTGCCGCCCGGGTCATGGACCGCTATCCCAGAGAGGCCTTTGCCTCGGGACTGCGCATCTTCGGCGAAGGGCAACTTTCGCTGACCAAATTTCTGATCGTCACCGACGGCGATATTGACGTAGAGGATTTCCCAGCCCTTTGGCGCCACATCCTTGAGCGAATCAACTGGCAAACCGACCTCTTTGTCTTCGCCAATGTCTCCCAAGACACTCTTGACTACACCGGCCCCTCAGTCAACAAAGGATCAAAGGCCATGATGATGGGCCTCGGCAAAGAGCCGGTCCGCTCCTTGCCGCAAACCTTTAACGGTGAACTACCACAAGGAGTAAGCCACCCCGTCCCCTACCTCCCCGGCACCCTGGTGCTATCAGCAGCACCTTTTACCGAAGACAAAGAGCTGCCCCAGCGCCTCGCCTCAAGCCCCGCTTTTGCCGACTGGCAAGTAGTGATACTCGTCGATGATAGCCGCAAGGCAACAGCAAACCTCAAAGCCTTTCTCTGGAGCCTGTTCACCCGTTTTGAACCGGCAGCTGACCTTCATGGAGCACACACCTCGATACGCCGCTTTCATGTAGGCCTCACCCCGCCAGTGGTCTTTGACTGCCGGATGAAGCCCTGGTACCCACACATACTTGAGGTTGATTCTGTCACCAAAGACAAGGTAGATTCCAGGATTTCCCGCCTAATTCCGGCATCATGGCGATGA
- a CDS encoding rubrerythrin family protein: protein MPRLHGTETEKNVLKAFAGESQARNRYSYFSKVAQKEGYVQMSRIFEETANQEKAHAKRLFKLLEGGELEITASFPAGVIGTTLENLKEAAAGERYEHAVMYPEFAKIAKAEGFPDIAYIFMSIAVAEKQHEKRYLELAANIEAGRVFKRGAAVKWWCAKCGYVHEGSDAPETCPACAHPRAYYEMLAENW from the coding sequence ATGCCGCGATTACATGGAACCGAAACTGAAAAAAATGTTTTGAAGGCCTTTGCGGGTGAGTCTCAGGCCAGGAACCGCTACAGTTATTTCTCTAAGGTGGCCCAAAAGGAAGGGTACGTGCAGATGTCACGAATCTTCGAGGAGACTGCCAATCAGGAAAAAGCTCATGCCAAACGTCTCTTTAAACTTCTGGAAGGCGGGGAGTTGGAGATTACCGCTTCTTTCCCGGCTGGGGTGATCGGTACAACTCTTGAAAATCTAAAAGAGGCTGCCGCAGGCGAGCGTTATGAGCATGCTGTCATGTATCCCGAGTTTGCCAAGATTGCCAAGGCGGAGGGTTTTCCTGATATCGCTTATATCTTTATGTCTATTGCCGTTGCCGAGAAACAACATGAGAAGCGGTATCTGGAGTTAGCAGCCAATATCGAGGCGGGAAGAGTCTTCAAACGGGGGGCTGCCGTCAAGTGGTGGTGTGCCAAATGTGGGTACGTCCATGAGGGAAGTGATGCGCCAGAGACTTGTCCGGCGTGTGCTCACCCTCGGGCATATTATGAGATGCTGGCGGAGAACTGGTAA
- a CDS encoding glutamyl-tRNA reductase yields MQADTLLIVGVNHKVAPVEVREKLAHNAGCENPVVEIKTIPGCRECCFLGTCNRVEVICSSSSPETTARAVRQHLFMGSGLSEEEIDRYSYLHVGGEAVHHLFRVAASLDSMIVGEPQILGQLKKAYRAAAEMQTVGPVLNRFINKSFSVAKRVRTETNIGSSAVSISYAAVQLAKKILGSLTDKRVMLVGAGEMAELAAEHLIAQGIAGVVVANRTLERAITLAQRFNGTAVSLDGMVAELENVDILISSTGASGLVLMREDIKPIMRQRMNRPLFLIDIAVPRDLDPKLNDLDNVYLYDIDNLKDVVEVNKSERQKEADSASRIVDEETGKFQQWLDGMDVTPTIVAIRHKADAIRLSEVEKTLGHLRDLTPKQVRAIEVLASSIVNKMLHHPITFLKAKGGSENQTQKLEMARRLFGLDLGSNEQDEDHLNE; encoded by the coding sequence ATGCAGGCTGATACGTTATTGATTGTCGGGGTAAACCACAAAGTGGCGCCGGTTGAGGTTCGTGAAAAACTGGCGCACAATGCTGGTTGTGAAAATCCGGTGGTAGAGATCAAGACAATTCCGGGGTGCCGAGAGTGCTGTTTTCTCGGAACCTGTAACCGGGTTGAGGTGATATGTTCGAGTTCGAGCCCTGAGACGACGGCGCGAGCTGTCCGACAGCATCTCTTTATGGGCAGTGGCCTCTCTGAGGAGGAGATTGACCGGTATAGTTATCTTCACGTGGGGGGCGAGGCGGTACATCATCTGTTCAGAGTGGCGGCCAGTCTGGACTCGATGATTGTCGGAGAGCCCCAGATCTTAGGGCAGTTGAAAAAGGCATATCGGGCGGCCGCAGAGATGCAGACCGTCGGTCCGGTCTTGAACAGGTTCATCAATAAATCCTTCTCGGTTGCCAAGCGAGTGCGCACTGAGACCAATATTGGCAGCAGCGCGGTGTCAATCAGCTATGCCGCCGTACAATTAGCTAAGAAGATTCTGGGTAGTTTGACCGACAAGCGGGTCATGCTGGTTGGGGCGGGGGAGATGGCAGAGCTTGCTGCCGAGCATCTGATTGCTCAGGGTATCGCGGGTGTCGTGGTTGCCAACAGGACCTTGGAGCGGGCGATTACCCTTGCCCAAAGGTTTAACGGGACTGCAGTCTCTTTGGATGGCATGGTCGCAGAGCTTGAGAATGTCGATATCCTGATTAGTTCGACTGGGGCTTCGGGTCTTGTTTTGATGCGAGAGGATATCAAGCCCATCATGAGGCAGCGGATGAACAGGCCCTTGTTCTTGATTGATATTGCCGTGCCTCGTGATTTAGACCCCAAGTTGAATGATTTGGACAACGTTTATCTTTACGACATTGATAACTTGAAAGATGTTGTCGAAGTGAACAAATCCGAGCGGCAGAAAGAAGCGGACAGCGCCTCCCGCATTGTTGACGAGGAAACAGGCAAGTTCCAGCAGTGGTTGGATGGCATGGATGTTACCCCAACTATCGTGGCCATCCGCCACAAGGCTGATGCGATTCGTCTGTCAGAGGTGGAAAAGACCTTGGGACACTTGAGGGATCTTACCCCCAAGCAGGTTCGGGCGATTGAAGTCCTCGCCTCTTCGATTGTAAATAAGATGTTGCACCACCCTATAACCTTTCTTAAAGCAAAGGGTGGTAGTGAGAACCAGACTCAAAAACTTGAAATGGCGCGCAGGTTATTTGGACTTGATCTTGGATCGAACGAGCAGGATGAGGATCATCTTAACGAATAA
- a CDS encoding rRNA pseudouridine synthase — MEERLQKILAKAGICSRRAAEDFIRQGRVYVDGRPITEMGHKFDPDTHRITVDGHPLQLAEKKITVLLNKPKGYVTTMSDPQGRPIVSSLVKAVGLRLFPVGRLDIDTEGALLMTNDGELAQHLLHPKFEINRTYQAVIRGLISQETIKNLEHGILLDGQQTWPAKISIHHTSEKTTTVQCVIHEGRKRQVRRMFETVGHPVIALKRLAYGNLRLGTLPLGAYRLLSTKDLERLFSPPNLKKISHPK, encoded by the coding sequence ATGGAAGAAAGACTACAGAAAATTTTAGCCAAAGCCGGTATCTGTTCTCGCCGGGCAGCAGAAGATTTCATCCGTCAAGGCCGCGTTTACGTCGACGGTCGGCCGATCACCGAAATGGGCCATAAATTCGATCCTGACACACATCGGATTACCGTGGATGGCCACCCACTCCAACTCGCAGAAAAAAAAATCACCGTCCTCCTTAATAAACCCAAAGGATACGTCACCACCATGAGCGACCCCCAAGGCCGCCCAATTGTTTCCTCCCTGGTCAAAGCTGTTGGTCTGCGCCTCTTTCCGGTGGGACGTTTGGACATCGACACCGAAGGCGCTCTGCTGATGACCAACGACGGAGAGCTTGCCCAACACCTGCTCCACCCAAAATTCGAAATCAACCGGACCTACCAGGCCGTGATTCGAGGACTCATCAGTCAGGAAACAATCAAAAATCTAGAACACGGGATACTTCTTGACGGCCAACAGACCTGGCCTGCCAAAATTTCAATTCACCACACTTCAGAGAAAACAACGACCGTTCAGTGCGTAATCCACGAAGGCCGCAAACGCCAAGTCCGCCGGATGTTTGAGACGGTTGGACATCCGGTAATCGCTCTCAAACGCTTGGCCTATGGCAACCTCCGACTCGGCACTCTGCCCCTCGGGGCATACCGTCTGCTCAGCACAAAAGACCTGGAACGACTCTTCTCGCCACCTAACCTAAAAAAAATATCTCATCCGAAGTAA
- the atpE gene encoding ATP synthase F0 subunit C has translation MKKVSLLTVAMVLGMSSLAMAAEGAAAAGGVNVALVCIAAALSVGIAALGCGIGMGTAVGGACTGTARNPEASGKITVTMIIGLALIESLTIYGLVISLILLFGKGLV, from the coding sequence ATGAAGAAGGTAAGTTTGTTGACTGTTGCGATGGTGCTGGGGATGTCTTCTCTGGCGATGGCTGCTGAAGGCGCTGCTGCTGCTGGTGGTGTAAATGTGGCTCTGGTTTGTATTGCTGCGGCTCTGTCGGTTGGTATCGCCGCTCTTGGTTGCGGAATTGGTATGGGAACAGCAGTAGGTGGCGCTTGTACCGGTACTGCACGTAATCCAGAAGCATCTGGCAAGATCACCGTTACCATGATCATCGGTTTGGCTCTGATCGAGTCTTTGACTATTTATGGTCTGGTTATCTCCCTGATCCTGCTGTTCGGTAAGGGCTTGGTTTAA
- the ccsB gene encoding c-type cytochrome biogenesis protein CcsB, with the protein MDVLFPLTLLSYVLATIMYVVWFVKQQKESHLAARWILTAAGILHTMTLVARYFEVGHTPITNMHEAVSFFAWSMTWGFLIFRWRYRVKNFGTFVSVGITLLMLIAALASQDVTPLPPALRSHWLPVHASIALMANAFLAMGFCGGIMYLLQEREIKSRRFGIFFERLPSLEALDSLNQHCLAVGFPLLTLGIITGSFWAKQAWGSYWQWDPKETWSLITWFIYAALLHFRFTMGWRRRRAAIMSMVGFGAALFTLWGVTYLLGGIHSYAG; encoded by the coding sequence ATGGATGTGTTATTTCCGCTCACTCTGTTGAGCTATGTGCTGGCCACTATTATGTATGTGGTTTGGTTTGTTAAGCAGCAAAAAGAGTCGCATTTGGCAGCTCGATGGATCTTGACTGCTGCTGGAATCTTACACACCATGACCTTGGTGGCCAGGTATTTTGAGGTTGGACATACCCCGATCACCAATATGCATGAAGCGGTATCTTTTTTTGCCTGGTCGATGACCTGGGGTTTTTTGATTTTTCGTTGGCGTTATCGAGTTAAAAATTTTGGCACCTTTGTCAGTGTCGGGATTACGCTGTTAATGCTCATCGCCGCGCTGGCCTCTCAGGATGTGACCCCGCTGCCGCCTGCCCTCCGCAGCCATTGGCTTCCGGTTCATGCCTCGATTGCCCTGATGGCTAATGCCTTTTTGGCTATGGGATTTTGTGGCGGAATTATGTATCTCCTCCAGGAGCGAGAAATTAAGAGCAGGCGTTTCGGTATTTTTTTTGAGCGTCTGCCTTCGCTCGAGGCTTTGGATAGTTTGAATCAGCACTGTCTTGCTGTCGGGTTCCCTTTGTTGACGCTGGGCATTATTACTGGTTCGTTTTGGGCCAAGCAGGCGTGGGGGAGTTATTGGCAGTGGGATCCCAAGGAGACTTGGTCTTTGATTACCTGGTTTATCTATGCCGCCTTGCTTCATTTTCGTTTTACCATGGGGTGGCGTCGACGGAGGGCGGCGATCATGTCCATGGTCGGTTTTGGCGCTGCGCTGTTTACTTTGTGGGGGGTAACATATCTGCTTGGGGGAATTCATTCTTATGCAGGCTGA
- a CDS encoding ferritin, whose amino-acid sequence MMTDKMTKALNDQINAEMCSAYLYLAMSSYFSSINLDGM is encoded by the coding sequence ATGATGACTGACAAGATGACAAAGGCTTTGAACGATCAGATCAATGCCGAGATGTGCTCAGCGTATCTGTATTTGGCGATGAGTTCCTATTTCTCCTCGATTAATCTCGATGGCATG
- a CDS encoding nucleoside phosphorylase, with protein sequence MERSQDCFVKPRRCHGEPEISGTVLFCVNPGEAQSVVQAAVKLGGQRHFLYNSSLVSIPASKAYACGPALGAPMAVMTLEKLIALGGRRFVVFGTCGALIRDLSLGEVLMPQWAVSSEGTSRHYPLSIPPRVSSRLHALVCASLIHSGIEVKAGGVWTTDAPFRETRAQVVRLQQQAVAGVDMEFSALLTVAAFREVELVAVMVVSDLLSGDDWLPGFGAKAFKASVRRVSQSLIDFCVKDSHE encoded by the coding sequence ATGGAAAGGAGTCAAGACTGTTTTGTTAAGCCGAGGCGTTGTCATGGCGAGCCCGAGATCTCTGGTACGGTACTCTTCTGCGTCAATCCGGGTGAAGCCCAGTCTGTGGTTCAAGCTGCTGTAAAGTTAGGGGGGCAGCGGCATTTTCTTTATAATTCATCACTTGTGAGTATTCCCGCGTCGAAGGCGTATGCGTGTGGTCCAGCACTTGGCGCTCCGATGGCAGTGATGACCTTAGAAAAGTTAATTGCCTTGGGTGGGCGGCGTTTTGTGGTTTTTGGCACCTGTGGGGCGTTGATTCGCGATTTGTCTCTTGGTGAGGTGTTGATGCCTCAGTGGGCGGTCAGTAGTGAAGGGACCTCGCGGCATTATCCACTGTCGATACCGCCGCGGGTTTCATCGCGACTGCATGCATTGGTATGTGCTTCCCTTATCCACAGTGGTATTGAGGTCAAGGCCGGTGGGGTCTGGACCACAGATGCCCCCTTTCGGGAGACGAGAGCGCAGGTGGTGCGATTGCAGCAACAGGCTGTGGCGGGAGTAGATATGGAGTTCAGCGCCCTGCTCACCGTGGCGGCCTTTCGTGAGGTGGAGTTGGTGGCGGTGATGGTTGTTTCTGATTTGCTGAGCGGGGATGATTGGCTGCCAGGTTTTGGCGCCAAGGCATTTAAAGCGTCGGTTCGCAGGGTGAGTCAGTCCCTGATTGATTTTTGTGTGAAGGACAGTCATGAATAA
- a CDS encoding desulfoferrodoxin: MAKKMEIYQCDLCGNLVEVLHAGGGELVCCGQPMNLLVENSVDAAKEKHVPVIVKGDGGYTVKVGSVDHPMTDAHFIEFIELIAGGIVYRKDLKPGDAPEAFFATTATEVTAREFCNLHGLWRS, translated from the coding sequence ATGGCGAAGAAAATGGAGATTTATCAATGTGATCTATGTGGCAATCTGGTGGAGGTTCTGCATGCCGGTGGCGGTGAGTTAGTCTGCTGCGGCCAGCCGATGAATCTTCTGGTAGAGAACAGCGTTGATGCGGCAAAAGAGAAGCATGTGCCGGTTATCGTCAAAGGGGATGGTGGCTATACCGTGAAAGTCGGATCCGTGGACCATCCGATGACCGATGCCCATTTTATAGAGTTTATCGAGCTGATTGCCGGGGGGATAGTGTACCGTAAGGACTTGAAGCCCGGGGATGCTCCCGAGGCATTTTTTGCCACCACGGCCACCGAGGTTACGGCTCGGGAGTTCTGTAATCTTCATGGATTATGGAGGAGCTAG
- a CDS encoding bifunctional precorrin-2 dehydrogenase/sirohydrochlorin ferrochelatase — MKYYPVCLQVEGRRCLVVGGGKVAERKVLGLLGSGAVVIVISPELTPGLAQLGAEGSLTWMSRGYTPGDAEGFFLVMAATDDSIVQNQVRDDGLRFNILVNVADVPEKCNFILPAVVKRGALSIAISTSGKSPALAKKIRQELEVKLGPEYELVVEMMGLLRPHVLQWKLPQADNEILFNGLMEGGLLSLVVERDWPKIQVYLEEGLGRALPLGLVGELKKLVLR; from the coding sequence ATGAAGTATTATCCAGTCTGTTTGCAGGTGGAAGGACGTCGCTGTCTGGTCGTTGGCGGGGGAAAGGTGGCGGAGCGTAAGGTTCTGGGGCTTCTTGGCAGTGGGGCGGTTGTTATTGTTATTAGTCCCGAGTTGACGCCCGGCTTGGCCCAGTTGGGAGCGGAGGGATCTCTTACCTGGATGTCGCGGGGGTACACGCCTGGTGATGCAGAGGGATTTTTCTTGGTAATGGCGGCAACGGACGACTCGATCGTTCAGAATCAGGTTCGAGATGATGGCCTCCGATTCAATATCTTGGTAAATGTTGCCGATGTCCCGGAAAAGTGTAATTTTATTCTTCCGGCCGTGGTGAAAAGGGGGGCTTTGTCGATCGCTATCTCAACCAGTGGTAAAAGCCCGGCGTTGGCCAAAAAAATACGCCAGGAACTCGAGGTGAAACTGGGACCAGAGTACGAACTGGTAGTCGAGATGATGGGTTTGCTCAGACCTCATGTTTTGCAGTGGAAATTACCTCAAGCAGACAACGAAATCCTTTTTAACGGATTGATGGAGGGGGGGCTGCTCTCACTCGTTGTTGAGCGAGATTGGCCAAAAATTCAGGTTTATCTTGAAGAGGGTCTAGGCCGTGCCTTGCCCCTTGGCTTGGTGGGAGAGTTGAAAAAGCTTGTTCTTAGGTGA
- a CDS encoding YjbQ family protein, whose amino-acid sequence MHKGTLAVNSSQKMELIDITNQIGRAVTDSTCQSGICHLYNPHTTAGITINEGADPAVQDDLITIFKRLIPESPHYKHLEGNSPAHAMTAMVGTSAMVFIDRGALKLGTWQRIFFCEFDGPRSRTLHWRIRED is encoded by the coding sequence ATGCACAAAGGCACTCTCGCTGTCAACAGTTCACAAAAAATGGAGCTTATTGATATCACCAACCAGATTGGCCGAGCCGTCACGGACTCCACCTGCCAGTCCGGCATCTGCCACCTTTATAACCCCCATACCACAGCAGGGATTACCATTAACGAAGGCGCCGACCCGGCAGTGCAAGATGACCTCATCACCATTTTCAAGCGCCTGATCCCGGAGAGCCCGCATTATAAACATTTGGAAGGCAACTCTCCAGCCCATGCCATGACCGCCATGGTAGGAACATCAGCCATGGTCTTTATAGATAGAGGCGCTCTGAAACTTGGCACCTGGCAACGGATTTTCTTCTGCGAATTCGATGGGCCACGCAGCAGAACGCTTCATTGGCGAATCAGAGAAGACTAA
- a CDS encoding transcriptional repressor, with protein MLEDTSLRMTKQRQVILEELRAVTSHPTADEMYDMVRRRLPNVSLGTVYRNLEILAESGVVQKIDIGGTKKRFDGNVEGHHHLRCVECGRVDDAHLETGVDLEAMAGAITDYTILRHRLEFIGICPGCAKQGV; from the coding sequence ATGTTAGAAGACACATCATTGAGAATGACCAAACAGCGGCAGGTAATTCTTGAAGAGTTACGGGCAGTGACCTCACATCCGACAGCTGACGAGATGTATGACATGGTCCGTCGTCGTCTCCCTAATGTGAGTCTTGGGACGGTCTACCGGAATTTGGAGATCTTGGCTGAAAGCGGTGTGGTTCAGAAGATAGACATCGGTGGCACCAAGAAGCGCTTCGACGGTAACGTTGAGGGGCATCATCATTTACGCTGTGTTGAGTGTGGCCGAGTAGACGATGCGCACCTGGAGACGGGTGTGGACCTAGAGGCCATGGCGGGAGCTATTACTGACTATACAATTTTGCGTCATCGGCTCGAATTTATTGGTATTTGCCCTGGTTGTGCAAAACAAGGGGTCTGA